From the genome of Rhizobium binae, one region includes:
- a CDS encoding HPr family phosphocarrier protein: MTSLSRELLIINKRGLHARASAKFVQMVETFDAAITVSKDGMTVGGTSIMGLMMLAASPGSSVVVSASGSQAEEALEALDQLIQNRFGEEM; this comes from the coding sequence ATGACATCGCTTTCCCGGGAACTCCTTATCATCAACAAACGCGGCCTTCACGCACGCGCCTCGGCCAAATTCGTTCAGATGGTCGAGACCTTCGATGCCGCCATCACCGTCTCCAAGGACGGAATGACGGTCGGCGGCACGTCGATCATGGGCCTGATGATGCTTGCAGCAAGCCCCGGCTCGAGCGTCGTCGTCTCGGCGAGCGGCAGCCAGGCCGAGGAAGCACTGGAGGCCTTGGACCAGCTGATCCAGAACCGCTTCGGCGAAGAGATGTGA
- the ahcY gene encoding adenosylhomocysteinase has translation MSTEKDYVVADIGLADFGRKEITIAETEMPGLMSCRAEFGEAKPLKGARITGSLHMTIQTAVLIETLVALGAEVRWASCNIFSTQDHAAAAIAAAGVPVFAIKGESLEDYWVYTDKIFQWADGGLSNMILDDGGDATMYILLGARAEAGEDVLSHPHSEEEEILFAQIKKRLAASPGWFTKQRDAIKGVTEETTTGVNRLYQLSQKGLLPFPAINVNDSVTKSKFDNKYGCKESLVDGIRRGTDVMMAGKVAVVCGYGDVGKGSAASLSGAGARVKVTEADPICALQAAMDGYEVVLLEDVVSSADIFITTTGNKDVIRIDHMREMKDMAIVGNIGHFDNEIEVAALRNLKWTNIKPQVDLIEFPKGNRIILLSEGRLLNLGNATGHPSFVMSASFTNQTLAQIELFTKPGQYENKVYILPKHLDEKVARLHLDKLGVKLTQLSEEQAAYIGVKPQGPFKSDHYRY, from the coding sequence ATGAGCACTGAAAAAGATTATGTCGTCGCCGATATCGGGCTTGCGGATTTCGGCCGCAAGGAAATTACGATCGCCGAAACCGAAATGCCCGGGCTGATGTCCTGCCGCGCTGAATTTGGCGAGGCGAAGCCGCTGAAGGGCGCGCGCATCACCGGTTCGCTGCACATGACCATCCAGACCGCCGTGCTCATCGAAACGCTGGTGGCGCTCGGCGCCGAGGTCCGCTGGGCCTCGTGCAACATCTTCTCGACGCAGGATCATGCCGCTGCGGCAATCGCCGCTGCCGGCGTTCCCGTTTTCGCCATCAAGGGCGAGTCGCTCGAGGACTACTGGGTTTATACCGACAAGATCTTCCAGTGGGCCGATGGCGGCCTTTCCAACATGATCCTCGATGACGGCGGCGATGCCACCATGTACATCCTGCTCGGCGCCCGCGCCGAAGCCGGCGAGGACGTATTGTCCCATCCGCATTCCGAGGAAGAGGAAATCCTCTTCGCACAGATCAAGAAGCGCCTTGCCGCTTCGCCGGGCTGGTTTACCAAGCAGCGCGATGCGATCAAGGGCGTGACCGAAGAAACGACGACGGGCGTCAACCGCCTGTACCAGCTCAGCCAGAAGGGGCTGCTGCCCTTCCCGGCGATCAACGTCAACGATTCCGTCACCAAGTCGAAGTTCGACAACAAGTACGGCTGCAAGGAATCACTGGTCGACGGCATCCGCCGCGGCACCGACGTGATGATGGCCGGCAAGGTCGCCGTCGTCTGCGGTTATGGTGACGTCGGCAAGGGCTCTGCCGCTTCGCTCTCCGGCGCCGGCGCCCGCGTCAAGGTCACCGAAGCTGATCCGATCTGCGCCCTGCAGGCGGCGATGGACGGTTATGAAGTCGTCCTGCTAGAGGACGTCGTTTCCTCGGCCGACATCTTCATCACCACCACAGGCAATAAGGACGTCATCCGCATCGACCACATGCGCGAGATGAAGGACATGGCGATTGTCGGCAATATCGGCCACTTCGACAATGAAATCGAAGTCGCTGCGCTGCGTAACCTCAAGTGGACCAACATCAAGCCGCAGGTCGACCTGATCGAATTCCCCAAGGGCAACCGCATCATCCTTCTCTCCGAAGGCCGCCTGCTCAATCTCGGCAACGCGACGGGCCATCCGTCCTTCGTCATGTCGGCCTCGTTCACCAACCAGACGCTGGCGCAAATCGAGCTCTTCACCAAGCCCGGCCAGTACGAGAACAAGGTCTACATCCTGCCGAAGCACCTCGATGAAAAGGTTGCGCGCCTGCATCTCGACAAGCTCGGTGTGAAACTTACCCAGCTCAGCGAAGAGCAGGCTGCCTATATCGGCGTCAAGCCGCAGGGTCCGTTCAAGTCCGACCACTACAGATATTGA
- a CDS encoding PTS sugar transporter subunit IIA, with amino-acid sequence MIGLVLVTHGKLAEEFRHAVEHVVGPQKFIETVCIGPEDDMDQRRQDILQAVSGADDGHGVVILTDMFGGTPSNLAISVMSSGHTEVIAGVNLPMLIKLAGVRGENNMEKALVEASEAGRKYINVASRVLSGK; translated from the coding sequence ATGATCGGACTTGTGCTTGTCACTCATGGCAAGCTGGCTGAAGAGTTTCGTCATGCTGTCGAGCACGTCGTCGGTCCTCAGAAATTCATCGAGACGGTCTGTATTGGCCCCGAAGACGACATGGACCAAAGACGGCAGGACATTCTGCAAGCGGTTTCCGGCGCCGATGATGGCCATGGCGTCGTCATCCTGACCGACATGTTCGGCGGCACGCCGTCCAATCTCGCAATATCGGTCATGAGCAGCGGCCACACCGAGGTCATCGCCGGCGTCAACCTGCCGATGCTGATCAAGCTCGCCGGCGTGCGCGGCGAGAACAATATGGAGAAGGCGCTGGTCGAGGCTTCCGAAGCCGGGCGGAAATATATCAATGTCGCGAGCCGTGTGCTCAGCGGAAAATAA
- a CDS encoding HPr kinase/phosphorylase, whose translation MSEAANIHATAIVVGRTGLLFSGPSGWGKSMLAFTCMTEARRLGLFTALVADDQVLLSGEAGTVIATCPPSIAGLIELRGTGIVRQDHVPQAAMHYAVLPGSASGENRVPPDREFVSLAAGYSLPALRLLTGVPSPLAVLMAKAPDIGD comes from the coding sequence ATGAGCGAGGCCGCAAACATCCATGCCACGGCAATCGTCGTCGGCAGGACCGGGCTCCTGTTCAGCGGTCCCTCCGGCTGGGGCAAATCGATGCTGGCTTTCACCTGCATGACCGAGGCCAGACGCCTCGGTCTGTTTACGGCGCTGGTTGCCGACGATCAGGTGCTTCTGTCGGGAGAGGCAGGCACGGTGATCGCCACCTGCCCACCGTCGATCGCCGGGCTGATCGAACTGCGCGGCACCGGCATCGTCCGGCAGGATCATGTCCCTCAGGCGGCCATGCATTATGCCGTGCTTCCCGGCAGCGCTTCCGGCGAAAACCGCGTCCCCCCCGACCGCGAATTCGTCAGCCTTGCCGCCGGTTATTCGCTTCCCGCGTTGCGGTTGCTCACAGGCGTGCCCTCACCGCTTGCAGTCCTGATGGCGAAAGCCCCTGATATCGGGGATTGA
- a CDS encoding sensor histidine kinase, whose amino-acid sequence MAQLVQERDMDDAEGVSTRRVRGRRWSHPFTLIRRIFGNAVFSSLTRRILFFNLVALVVLVGGILYLNQFREGLIDARAESLLTQGEIIAGAVSASASVDTNSITIDPQKLLELQAGQSITPVPNDEDLDFPIDPEKVAPVLRRLISPTRTRARIFDADANLLLDSRHLYSRGQVLRFDLPPVEEEKQTWSDWFATLFNKALQPGNLPLYKEAPGGDGSIYPEVMNALTGVRGAVVRTTEKGELIVSVAVPIQRFRAVLGVLLLSTQAGDIDNIVHAERLAIMRVFGVATLVNVLLSLVLSSTIANPLRRLSAAAIRVRRGAKAREEIPDFSARQDEIGNLSIALREMTTALYDRIDAIESFAADVSHELKNPLTSLRSAVETLPLAKSEDSKKRLLDVIQHDVRRLDRLISDISDASRLDAELARVDAASIDMEVLLRDLIDVSRQIRGSKKQVEIAYSIERKPNVKTRFLVNGHDLRIGQIVTNLIENARSFVPEKGGKITVRLMRTRSRCVTTIEDNGPGIQAENIDRIFERFYTDRPESEGFGQNSGLGLSISRQIAEAHGGSLRAENITDAESGEVLGARFILALPLDPAA is encoded by the coding sequence TTGGCACAGTTGGTGCAGGAAAGGGATATGGACGATGCGGAGGGCGTGAGCACCCGTCGCGTCCGAGGCCGCCGTTGGTCGCATCCCTTCACCCTGATCCGCCGCATCTTCGGCAATGCCGTGTTTTCGAGCCTGACGCGGCGAATCCTGTTCTTCAATCTGGTCGCGCTGGTGGTGCTCGTCGGCGGCATCCTCTATCTAAACCAGTTTCGCGAAGGCCTGATCGACGCCCGCGCCGAAAGCCTGTTGACGCAAGGCGAGATCATCGCCGGCGCGGTTTCGGCCTCCGCATCGGTCGATACGAACTCGATCACCATCGATCCGCAGAAGCTGCTCGAACTGCAGGCCGGACAGAGCATCACCCCGGTGCCGAACGACGAGGACCTGGATTTTCCGATCGATCCGGAGAAGGTCGCCCCGGTCCTGCGCCGGCTGATCTCACCGACGCGCACACGCGCCCGCATCTTCGATGCCGACGCCAATCTGCTGCTTGATTCGCGTCACCTTTATTCGCGTGGCCAAGTGCTGCGCTTCGACCTGCCGCCGGTCGAGGAAGAGAAGCAGACCTGGAGCGATTGGTTCGCGACCCTGTTCAACAAGGCGCTGCAGCCCGGCAATCTGCCGCTCTATAAGGAAGCCCCGGGCGGCGACGGTTCGATCTATCCTGAAGTCATGAACGCGCTGACCGGCGTTCGCGGCGCGGTCGTGCGCACCACGGAGAAAGGCGAACTCATCGTTTCCGTCGCCGTGCCGATCCAGCGCTTCCGCGCCGTGCTCGGCGTGCTGCTGTTGTCGACGCAGGCAGGCGACATCGACAACATCGTGCATGCAGAACGGCTTGCGATCATGCGTGTCTTCGGCGTCGCGACGCTCGTCAACGTGCTGCTTTCGCTGGTGCTGTCGTCGACGATCGCCAATCCGCTGCGCCGCCTTTCGGCCGCCGCCATCCGCGTGCGCCGCGGCGCCAAGGCGCGTGAGGAGATCCCCGATTTTTCCGCCCGCCAGGATGAAATCGGCAATCTTTCCATTGCATTGCGCGAGATGACGACAGCGCTTTACGACCGCATCGACGCAATCGAGAGCTTTGCAGCCGATGTCAGCCACGAACTTAAGAACCCGCTGACCTCGCTACGCAGCGCCGTCGAAACCTTGCCGCTCGCGAAGTCCGAGGATTCCAAGAAGCGGCTGCTGGATGTCATCCAGCACGACGTCCGCCGTCTCGACCGCCTGATCAGCGATATTTCCGATGCCTCGCGCCTCGATGCCGAACTCGCGCGCGTCGATGCCGCCTCCATCGACATGGAAGTCCTGCTGCGCGATCTGATCGACGTGTCGCGTCAGATCAGGGGCAGCAAGAAGCAGGTGGAGATCGCCTATTCGATCGAACGCAAGCCCAACGTCAAGACACGCTTCCTCGTCAACGGTCACGATCTGCGCATCGGCCAGATCGTCACCAATCTGATCGAGAATGCCCGCTCCTTCGTCCCCGAAAAAGGTGGCAAGATCACCGTGCGGCTGATGCGGACACGGTCGCGCTGCGTCACCACGATCGAAGACAACGGTCCCGGCATCCAGGCGGAGAATATCGACCGTATCTTCGAGCGCTTCTATACCGACCGGCCGGAATCGGAGGGCTTTGGCCAAAACTCGGGCCTTGGTCTTTCGATCAGCCGCCAGATCGCCGAGGCGCATGGCGGATCGCTCAGAGCAGAGAACATCACCGACGCCGAAAGCGGCGAGGTGCTTGGCGCGCGCTTTATCCTCGCCCTGCCGCTGGATCCAGCCGCATGA